The following are encoded together in the Drosophila biarmipes strain raj3 chromosome 3L, RU_DBia_V1.1, whole genome shotgun sequence genome:
- the LOC108035260 gene encoding uncharacterized protein LOC108035260 isoform X1, which produces MKMMQLRVLSLALIALSQCYLTEAQGYDYPQPKVPFNDGYSYPQPAIPFPPPAPKEVVSSGYSYPQPEIPFPPPLPKYTPPVQQIIPQEPKLVSGYSYPKPAVPFPPPTQPPQIRVTSPPATEGYAYPTPSIPFPQPKQGYDYPKPAVPFPPPTAPPQKYLPPVTTTPAPPPPPPPTKKYLPPVQVKQGYDYPKPAIPFPPPTAPPQKYLPPVTTTAAPPPPPPTIKYLPPPQVKQGYDYPKPAIPFPPPTNPPQKYLPPVVPTSPPVPKYIPPPTPTYIPPPPKKQGYDYPKPAIPFPPPTAPPQKYLPPVTTTQAPPPPPPPKYLPPPQVKQGYDYPKPAIPFPPPTAPPQKYLPPVTTTKAPTPPPPTVKYLPPPQVKQGYDYPKPAVPFPPPTNPPQKYLPPVVPTTPPQPKYLPPPKPTKPPQPKYLPPPQPKLGYDYPKPAIPFPPPTNPPQKYLPPVVPTSPPQPKYLPPVKPTNPPQPKYLPPPQPKSGYDYPKPAIPFPPPTNPPQKYLPPVIPTSPPVPKYLPPTSPPTPKYLPPVQVKQGYDYPKPTVSFPPPTAPPQKYLPPVTTTQAPPPPPPPTSKYLPPPQVKQGYDYPKPAIPFPPPTNPPQKYLPPVVPTSPPTPKYLPPPQVKQGYDYPKPVIPFPPPAPKSEGYSYPKPAIAFDF; this is translated from the exons ATGAAGATGATG CAGCTTCGTGTGCTTAGCCTGGCTTTGATCGCCCTAAGCCAGTGCTACCTTACTGAGGCCCAG GGCTACGACTATCCCCAGCCGAAGGTGCCCTTCAACGATGGGTACTCGTACCCCCAGCCAGCCATACCCTTCCCACCACCAGCCCCGAAGGAGGTGGTGAGCAGTGGCTACTCCTATCCACAGCCGGAGATTCCGTTCCCACCACCACTGCCCAAGTACACGCCGCCAGTGCAGCAGATCATTCCGCAGGAGCCCAAGCTGGTCAGTGGATACTCCTATCCCAAGCCAGCGGTTCCGTTCCCACCACCCACGCAGCCACCACAGATCAGGGTCACCTCGCCGCCGGCCACCGAAGGATACGCCTACCCCACGCCCTCGATTCCTTTCCCACAGCCCAAGCAAGGATACGATTACCCCAAGCCCGCTGTCCCGTTCCCACCACCCACAGCTCCGCCACAGAAATACCTGCCCCCAGTGACCACAACTCCTgctccaccaccaccgccaccgccgacAAAGAAGTACCTGCCACCTGTCCAGGTGAAGCAGGGCTACGATTATCCCAAGCCGGCCATTCCATTCCCACCACCAACGGCTCCGCCACAGAAATACTTGCCACCTGTAACCACCACGGCCGCAcctccaccaccacccccTACCATCAAATACCTGCCTCCACCACAAGTGAAGCAGGGCTACGATTACCCGAAGCCCGCCATTCCCTTCCCACCACCAACAAACCCACCACAGAAATACCTGCCTCCGGTTGTGCCCACCAGCCCACCTGTGCCCAAATACATTCCCCCACCCACTCCCACCTACATTCCCCCACCACCAAAGAAGCAGGGATACGACTATCCCAAGCCCGCCATTCCATTCCCACCACCCACTGCGCCACCACAAAAGTACCTGCCTCCCGTAACCACAACACAAGCGCCACCACCTCCACCACCACCGAAGTATCTGCCGCCACCACAGGTGAAGCAGGGATACGACTATCCCAAGCCAGCCATTCCATTCCCACCACCAACGGCTCCGCCACAGAAATACTTGCCACCTGTAACCACCACTAAAGCACCTACACCACCACCACCTACCGTGAAGTACCTACCTCCACCACAGGTGAAGCAAGGTTACGATTACCCCAAGCCCGCCGTTCCATTCCCACCACCAACGAATCCACCACAGAAATACTTGCCACCTGTTGTGCCCACAACCCCACCACAGCCCAAGTACTTGCCACCCCCAAAGCCAACTAAACCACCACAGCCAAAATACTTGCCACCTCCTCAGCCAAAACTGGGCTATGATTACCCGAAGCCCGCCATTCCATTCCCACCACCCACTAACCCACCGCAGAAATACCTGCCACCTGTTGTGCCCACGTCTCCACCGCAGCCTAAGTACTTGCCACCCGTGAAGCCAACAAACCCACCGCAGCCCAAGTATCTGCCACCCCCGCAACCCAAGTCTGGATATGATTATCCCAAGCCCGCCATTCCATTCCCACCACCAACCAACCCACCACAGAAGTACCTGCCACCAGTGATCCCGACTTCACCTCCTGTGCCAAAATACTTGCCTCCTACCAGTCCACCTACTCCAAAGTACCTGCCACCTGTCCAGGTGAAGCAGGGCTACGACTATCCCAAGCCCACCGTTTCATTCCCGCCACCCACTGCCCCACCACAGAAGTATTTGCCGCCTGTGACCACAACTCAAgcaccgccaccaccaccaccccccACATCCAAGTACCTACCTCCACCACAGGTGAAGCAGGGCTACGACTATCCCAAGCCCGCCATTCCCTTCCCACCACCCACGAATCCTCCGCAGAAGTACCTGCCCCCCGTCGTACCCACAAGTCCGCCCACCCCCAAGTACCTGCCACCCCCTCAGGTGAAGCAGGGCTACGACTACCCCAAGCCAGTCATTCCATTCCCACCACCCGCCCCCAAATCCGAGGGCTACTCCTATCCGAAGCCGGCGATCGCATTCGacttctaa
- the LOC108035260 gene encoding uncharacterized protein LOC108035260 isoform X2 — MKMMLRVLSLALIALSQCYLTEAQGYDYPQPKVPFNDGYSYPQPAIPFPPPAPKEVVSSGYSYPQPEIPFPPPLPKYTPPVQQIIPQEPKLVSGYSYPKPAVPFPPPTQPPQIRVTSPPATEGYAYPTPSIPFPQPKQGYDYPKPAVPFPPPTAPPQKYLPPVTTTPAPPPPPPPTKKYLPPVQVKQGYDYPKPAIPFPPPTAPPQKYLPPVTTTAAPPPPPPTIKYLPPPQVKQGYDYPKPAIPFPPPTNPPQKYLPPVVPTSPPVPKYIPPPTPTYIPPPPKKQGYDYPKPAIPFPPPTAPPQKYLPPVTTTQAPPPPPPPKYLPPPQVKQGYDYPKPAIPFPPPTAPPQKYLPPVTTTKAPTPPPPTVKYLPPPQVKQGYDYPKPAVPFPPPTNPPQKYLPPVVPTTPPQPKYLPPPKPTKPPQPKYLPPPQPKLGYDYPKPAIPFPPPTNPPQKYLPPVVPTSPPQPKYLPPVKPTNPPQPKYLPPPQPKSGYDYPKPAIPFPPPTNPPQKYLPPVIPTSPPVPKYLPPTSPPTPKYLPPVQVKQGYDYPKPTVSFPPPTAPPQKYLPPVTTTQAPPPPPPPTSKYLPPPQVKQGYDYPKPAIPFPPPTNPPQKYLPPVVPTSPPTPKYLPPPQVKQGYDYPKPVIPFPPPAPKSEGYSYPKPAIAFDF, encoded by the exons ATGAAGATGATG CTTCGTGTGCTTAGCCTGGCTTTGATCGCCCTAAGCCAGTGCTACCTTACTGAGGCCCAG GGCTACGACTATCCCCAGCCGAAGGTGCCCTTCAACGATGGGTACTCGTACCCCCAGCCAGCCATACCCTTCCCACCACCAGCCCCGAAGGAGGTGGTGAGCAGTGGCTACTCCTATCCACAGCCGGAGATTCCGTTCCCACCACCACTGCCCAAGTACACGCCGCCAGTGCAGCAGATCATTCCGCAGGAGCCCAAGCTGGTCAGTGGATACTCCTATCCCAAGCCAGCGGTTCCGTTCCCACCACCCACGCAGCCACCACAGATCAGGGTCACCTCGCCGCCGGCCACCGAAGGATACGCCTACCCCACGCCCTCGATTCCTTTCCCACAGCCCAAGCAAGGATACGATTACCCCAAGCCCGCTGTCCCGTTCCCACCACCCACAGCTCCGCCACAGAAATACCTGCCCCCAGTGACCACAACTCCTgctccaccaccaccgccaccgccgacAAAGAAGTACCTGCCACCTGTCCAGGTGAAGCAGGGCTACGATTATCCCAAGCCGGCCATTCCATTCCCACCACCAACGGCTCCGCCACAGAAATACTTGCCACCTGTAACCACCACGGCCGCAcctccaccaccacccccTACCATCAAATACCTGCCTCCACCACAAGTGAAGCAGGGCTACGATTACCCGAAGCCCGCCATTCCCTTCCCACCACCAACAAACCCACCACAGAAATACCTGCCTCCGGTTGTGCCCACCAGCCCACCTGTGCCCAAATACATTCCCCCACCCACTCCCACCTACATTCCCCCACCACCAAAGAAGCAGGGATACGACTATCCCAAGCCCGCCATTCCATTCCCACCACCCACTGCGCCACCACAAAAGTACCTGCCTCCCGTAACCACAACACAAGCGCCACCACCTCCACCACCACCGAAGTATCTGCCGCCACCACAGGTGAAGCAGGGATACGACTATCCCAAGCCAGCCATTCCATTCCCACCACCAACGGCTCCGCCACAGAAATACTTGCCACCTGTAACCACCACTAAAGCACCTACACCACCACCACCTACCGTGAAGTACCTACCTCCACCACAGGTGAAGCAAGGTTACGATTACCCCAAGCCCGCCGTTCCATTCCCACCACCAACGAATCCACCACAGAAATACTTGCCACCTGTTGTGCCCACAACCCCACCACAGCCCAAGTACTTGCCACCCCCAAAGCCAACTAAACCACCACAGCCAAAATACTTGCCACCTCCTCAGCCAAAACTGGGCTATGATTACCCGAAGCCCGCCATTCCATTCCCACCACCCACTAACCCACCGCAGAAATACCTGCCACCTGTTGTGCCCACGTCTCCACCGCAGCCTAAGTACTTGCCACCCGTGAAGCCAACAAACCCACCGCAGCCCAAGTATCTGCCACCCCCGCAACCCAAGTCTGGATATGATTATCCCAAGCCCGCCATTCCATTCCCACCACCAACCAACCCACCACAGAAGTACCTGCCACCAGTGATCCCGACTTCACCTCCTGTGCCAAAATACTTGCCTCCTACCAGTCCACCTACTCCAAAGTACCTGCCACCTGTCCAGGTGAAGCAGGGCTACGACTATCCCAAGCCCACCGTTTCATTCCCGCCACCCACTGCCCCACCACAGAAGTATTTGCCGCCTGTGACCACAACTCAAgcaccgccaccaccaccaccccccACATCCAAGTACCTACCTCCACCACAGGTGAAGCAGGGCTACGACTATCCCAAGCCCGCCATTCCCTTCCCACCACCCACGAATCCTCCGCAGAAGTACCTGCCCCCCGTCGTACCCACAAGTCCGCCCACCCCCAAGTACCTGCCACCCCCTCAGGTGAAGCAGGGCTACGACTACCCCAAGCCAGTCATTCCATTCCCACCACCCGCCCCCAAATCCGAGGGCTACTCCTATCCGAAGCCGGCGATCGCATTCGacttctaa